A stretch of Cloacibacillus sp. DNA encodes these proteins:
- the trpE gene encoding anthranilate synthase component I, whose product MYPTLEDVRALARSGDYRRVPVCRELYADRYTPVEVMRTLRAAGRHCFLLESAENNQRWGRYSFLGCAPTLELTCSEGMLRIREDVDGEEVRERVEEVDHPGAAIRAVLERHRSPKVKGLPPFCGGLVGYFSYDYLKYAEPTLRGASEERDFRDVDLMLFDRVIAFDHYRQKLVLIAGVPTDDIEEGYRRAEAIFDETGALLESGAKAAFKPLRLKEELTPRFSKDEFRAMVERAKDHIREGDIFQVVLSNPLTADAEGSLFDTYRVLRTLNPSPYMFYFSSDDIEIAGASPETLARLEDGALYTFPLAGTRRREADEVEDAALERELLADEKELAEHNMLVDLGRNDLGRVCRLNSVRVEEYMAIQRFSHVMHIGSTVSGLLRADRDAVDAVDSILPAGTLSGAPKIRACEIIRELEGGRRGIYGGAVGYLDFSGNMDTCIAIRLAYKKDGRLCVQSGAGIVADSVPEREYRECADKARAVVRALRDAEGGL is encoded by the coding sequence ATGTATCCGACTCTGGAAGATGTGCGGGCGCTGGCCCGCTCGGGAGATTACCGCCGGGTGCCGGTCTGTCGCGAGCTCTACGCCGACCGTTATACCCCCGTGGAGGTGATGCGGACGCTGCGGGCCGCCGGCCGCCACTGTTTTTTGCTTGAGAGCGCCGAGAATAATCAGCGGTGGGGCCGTTATTCTTTTCTCGGCTGCGCCCCCACGCTCGAGCTTACCTGCTCGGAGGGTATGCTGCGCATCCGCGAAGACGTGGACGGCGAAGAGGTTCGGGAGCGCGTGGAGGAGGTAGATCATCCCGGCGCGGCGATCCGCGCCGTCCTCGAAAGACACCGCAGCCCCAAGGTAAAAGGGCTGCCGCCCTTCTGCGGCGGGCTGGTAGGTTATTTTTCCTATGATTATCTTAAATACGCGGAGCCCACTCTGCGCGGCGCTTCGGAGGAGCGTGATTTTCGCGACGTGGATCTGATGCTTTTTGACCGCGTCATCGCTTTTGACCATTACCGGCAGAAGCTTGTTTTGATCGCTGGCGTTCCCACGGATGATATCGAGGAGGGATACCGCCGTGCCGAGGCGATTTTCGACGAGACGGGGGCGCTGCTGGAGAGCGGCGCGAAGGCGGCCTTCAAGCCGCTGCGGCTGAAGGAAGAGCTGACGCCGCGCTTCTCAAAGGATGAGTTCCGCGCCATGGTGGAACGCGCTAAGGATCATATACGCGAGGGCGATATTTTTCAGGTGGTGCTCTCCAATCCTCTCACGGCGGATGCGGAGGGCAGCCTTTTCGATACCTACAGGGTGCTGCGCACGCTTAATCCATCGCCCTATATGTTTTATTTTTCCAGCGACGATATCGAGATCGCGGGCGCTTCGCCGGAGACGCTGGCGCGTCTGGAGGACGGTGCTCTTTACACGTTTCCCCTCGCCGGTACCCGCCGCCGCGAAGCCGACGAGGTGGAGGACGCGGCGCTTGAACGCGAACTGCTCGCCGACGAGAAGGAGCTCGCCGAGCACAACATGCTGGTGGATCTCGGACGGAACGACCTGGGGCGTGTCTGCCGCCTGAATTCGGTCCGCGTCGAGGAGTATATGGCGATTCAGCGGTTCTCGCATGTGATGCACATTGGTTCGACGGTATCGGGGCTGCTGCGCGCGGACCGCGACGCCGTGGACGCCGTCGACTCTATCCTTCCCGCCGGCACTCTTTCAGGCGCTCCGAAGATACGCGCCTGCGAGATTATCCGTGAGCTTGAGGGCGGCAGACGCGGTATTTATGGCGGGGCCGTCGGGTATCTTGATTTCAGCGGCAATATGGACACCTGTATCGCCATTCGCCTCGCCTATAAAAAGGATGGCCGTCTTTGCGTGCAGTCAGGAGCCGGTATCGT